From the genome of Amycolatopsis sp. NBC_01488, one region includes:
- a CDS encoding ABC transporter permease — MAVTDLSRSDAGSPGSTPVRRKRYRIPGWLRGVIWAVIAIAVVSTASYSTGVAALTSSNTASTALRLALPILLCALGGLWAERAGVVNIGLEGMMILGTWGAAWGSYYGGVWSGLLAALAFGALGGLLHAVATVTFNVNHIVSGVAINLLGLGVTKYLANLVFAPISGNPRQSPVVPKFDTYSATFLSDWLGDLEKQQRVGISDVAGILRGLVTEVAPLTMIAILLVPVSFWVLWKTRFGLRLRSCGENPVAAESLGVNVYLHKYVAVVISGAFAGMGGASLVLLRGGADYLENQTNGRGYIGLAAMIFGNWRPGGLLGGAALFGYADGLQLAGGGEAVLALLYGAVILIGVIVVVQLFRRHWIAAGLGVVGAGVLYAIYWANDTLPSDLIPYTAHFVTLIVLAVASQRLRPPKADGQPYRRGED; from the coding sequence ATGGCCGTCACCGACCTCTCCCGGTCCGACGCGGGCAGCCCCGGCTCGACGCCGGTGCGGCGCAAGCGATACCGGATCCCGGGCTGGCTGCGCGGCGTGATCTGGGCCGTGATCGCCATCGCCGTCGTCTCGACGGCGTCCTACTCCACCGGCGTCGCCGCGCTGACGTCGTCGAACACCGCGTCGACGGCGTTGCGCCTGGCGCTGCCGATCCTGCTGTGCGCGCTCGGCGGCCTCTGGGCCGAACGCGCGGGCGTGGTCAACATCGGTCTCGAGGGCATGATGATCCTCGGGACCTGGGGCGCCGCCTGGGGTTCGTACTACGGCGGCGTGTGGTCCGGCCTGCTCGCCGCGCTCGCGTTCGGCGCGCTCGGCGGCCTGCTGCACGCGGTGGCGACGGTGACGTTCAACGTCAACCACATCGTCTCCGGTGTCGCGATCAACCTGCTCGGCCTGGGTGTCACGAAGTACCTGGCGAACCTGGTCTTCGCGCCGATCTCCGGCAACCCGCGGCAGTCGCCGGTGGTGCCGAAGTTCGACACGTACTCGGCGACGTTCCTCTCGGACTGGCTCGGTGACCTGGAGAAGCAGCAGCGCGTCGGCATCTCCGACGTGGCGGGCATCCTGCGCGGCCTGGTCACCGAGGTGGCGCCGCTGACGATGATCGCGATCCTCCTGGTCCCGGTGAGCTTCTGGGTGCTCTGGAAGACCCGGTTCGGCCTGCGGCTGCGCTCCTGCGGCGAGAACCCGGTGGCGGCCGAGTCGCTCGGCGTCAACGTGTACCTGCACAAGTACGTCGCCGTCGTGATCTCCGGCGCGTTCGCCGGCATGGGTGGCGCGTCGCTGGTGCTGCTGCGTGGTGGCGCGGACTACCTGGAGAACCAGACGAACGGCCGCGGGTACATCGGCCTCGCGGCGATGATCTTCGGCAACTGGCGCCCGGGCGGCCTGCTCGGCGGCGCGGCGCTGTTCGGCTACGCGGACGGCCTGCAGCTCGCCGGTGGCGGCGAAGCGGTGCTCGCGCTGCTGTACGGCGCGGTGATCCTGATCGGCGTCATCGTCGTCGTCCAGCTGTTCCGGCGGCACTGGATCGCGGCCGGGCTCGGCGTCGTCGGCGCGGGCGTGCTGTACGCGATCTACTGGGCGAACGACACGCTGCCGTCCGACCTGATCCCGTACACCGCGCACTTCGTGACGCTGATCGTGCTGGCCGTGGCTTCGCAGCGGCTGCGGCCGCCGAAAGCCGACGGGCAGCCGTACCGGCGAGGTGAGGACTGA
- a CDS encoding cytidine deaminase, protein MSTLDWDALRSQAIEAASHAYAPYSGLHVGVAGIVDDGRVVTGCNVENASYGLGLCAECTMAGQLRLSGGGRLVAVACRSGAGDLLMPCGRCRQILFELGGSACLVDTPSGILPMSDVLPDAFGPDDLP, encoded by the coding sequence GTGTCTACTTTGGACTGGGACGCGTTGCGTTCCCAGGCGATCGAAGCCGCTTCCCATGCGTACGCGCCTTATTCGGGGCTGCACGTCGGGGTCGCCGGGATCGTCGACGACGGCCGCGTGGTCACCGGGTGCAACGTCGAGAACGCGTCCTACGGGCTCGGGCTCTGCGCCGAGTGCACGATGGCCGGGCAGCTGCGGCTGTCCGGCGGCGGGCGGCTCGTGGCCGTGGCGTGCCGCAGCGGCGCCGGTGACCTGCTGATGCCGTGCGGGCGCTGCCGCCAGATCCTGTTCGAGCTGGGCGGATCCGCTTGCCTGGTGGACACGCCCAGCGGCATCCTGCCGATGTCCGACGTCCTGCCGGACGCCTTCGGCCCGGACGACCTGCCGTGA
- a CDS encoding ABC transporter permease, whose amino-acid sequence MTSWRTKLLPPLLAIVFAVLLSAIALIISGADPLQAYGTMIGQMFKGSTAVDTVNLATVYYLSGLAVAIGFQMNLFNIGVEGQYRFAAVVAAIAGGAMKLPPVIHVVAILVVAIVAGMAYAAVPAILKVTRGVSEVISTIMLNAIVAGIIAFLINADQFGVQRGNNIGTRVIEPSGRIPGIPLGSGTLFGFVFIAAIVGGAYWFMLNRTRFGFELKASGESTTAAAAGGVNAKKMTLIAMLLSGGVAGLVAMPELLGRDYTYGITATQMYGFTGIAVALLGRNHPGGIALGALLWAFLDTSAVSLEQINVSKEIATIMQGIIVLSVVVAYEVVRRADLAAEQRRVGRALGGNGRKGASVAEGGAV is encoded by the coding sequence ATGACTTCCTGGCGCACGAAACTGCTGCCGCCGCTGCTCGCGATCGTCTTCGCGGTGCTGCTGTCGGCGATCGCGCTGATCATCTCCGGGGCCGACCCGCTGCAGGCGTACGGCACGATGATCGGCCAGATGTTCAAGGGCTCGACCGCGGTCGACACCGTGAACCTCGCGACCGTGTACTACCTGTCCGGGCTCGCCGTCGCCATCGGCTTCCAGATGAACCTCTTCAACATCGGGGTCGAGGGCCAGTACCGGTTCGCCGCCGTCGTCGCCGCCATCGCGGGCGGCGCGATGAAGCTGCCGCCGGTCATCCACGTGGTCGCGATCCTGGTGGTCGCGATCGTGGCGGGCATGGCCTACGCGGCGGTCCCGGCGATCCTCAAGGTCACCCGCGGGGTCAGCGAGGTCATCTCGACGATCATGCTCAACGCGATCGTCGCCGGGATCATCGCGTTCCTCATCAACGCCGACCAGTTCGGCGTGCAGCGGGGCAACAACATCGGCACCCGCGTGATCGAGCCGTCGGGCCGGATCCCCGGCATCCCGCTCGGCTCGGGCACGCTGTTCGGGTTCGTGTTCATCGCCGCGATCGTCGGCGGCGCCTACTGGTTCATGCTCAACCGCACGCGGTTCGGCTTCGAGCTCAAGGCGTCCGGCGAGTCCACCACCGCGGCCGCGGCCGGCGGGGTCAACGCCAAGAAGATGACGCTCATCGCGATGCTGCTCTCCGGCGGCGTGGCCGGCCTGGTCGCGATGCCGGAGCTGCTCGGCCGCGACTACACCTACGGCATCACCGCGACGCAGATGTACGGGTTCACCGGCATCGCGGTCGCGCTGCTCGGCCGCAACCACCCCGGCGGCATCGCGCTCGGCGCGCTGCTGTGGGCGTTCCTCGACACCTCCGCGGTGTCGCTGGAGCAGATCAACGTGTCCAAGGAGATCGCGACGATCATGCAGGGCATCATCGTGCTGTCGGTCGTCGTGGCCTACGAGGTCGTGCGCCGGGCCGACCTGGCTGCCGAACAACGCAGAGTCGGCCGGGCGCTGGGCGGCAACGGCCGCAAGGGCGCTTCGGTCGCCGAAGGGGGTGCGGTCTGA
- a CDS encoding thymidine phosphorylase: protein MSAFAAVDVIRTKRDGGTLSDEQIDWVVDAYTRGDVAEEQMSALAMAIFLNGMSAAEISRWTRAMIASGERLSLDVSRPTVDKHSTGGVGDKITLPLAPLVAACGAAVPQLSGRGLGHTGGTLDKLESIPGWRASLSTAEIARQLEDVGAVVCAATSGLAPADKKLYALRDVTSTVESIPLIASSIMSKKIAEGASGLVLDVKFGSGAFMKTLDQARSLAATLTSIGVDHGVPTTALLTDMNVPLGRAVGNAVEVAESVEVLQGGGPADVVSLTVALAREMLALAGLDVDPAAVLASGEAYETWCRMISAQGGDPSAPLPTPSHVHTVVAPASGVLASLDAYAVGVAAWRLGAGRARKEDPVQAAAGILCLAKPGDAVTEGEPLLELHTDTPDAVAAALAALEGGFSIGSSAPAPAPIVRETIRGTV, encoded by the coding sequence GTGAGCGCCTTCGCGGCGGTCGACGTCATCCGGACCAAACGGGACGGCGGCACGCTTTCCGACGAGCAGATCGACTGGGTCGTCGACGCGTACACCCGCGGTGACGTCGCGGAAGAGCAGATGTCGGCGCTGGCCATGGCGATCTTCCTGAACGGGATGTCCGCGGCCGAGATCTCCCGGTGGACGCGCGCGATGATCGCGTCGGGGGAGCGGCTGTCGCTGGACGTGTCGCGCCCGACGGTCGACAAGCATTCGACGGGCGGGGTCGGCGACAAGATCACGCTGCCGCTGGCGCCGCTGGTGGCCGCGTGCGGTGCGGCGGTGCCGCAGCTGTCCGGGCGCGGGCTCGGGCACACCGGCGGGACGCTCGACAAGCTGGAGTCGATCCCGGGCTGGCGCGCTTCGCTGTCCACGGCCGAGATCGCCCGGCAGCTCGAGGACGTCGGCGCGGTGGTCTGCGCGGCGACGTCCGGGCTGGCCCCGGCGGACAAGAAGCTGTACGCGCTGCGGGACGTGACGTCCACTGTGGAGTCGATCCCGCTGATCGCCAGCTCGATCATGAGCAAGAAGATCGCCGAGGGCGCGTCCGGGCTGGTCCTGGACGTCAAGTTCGGCTCCGGCGCGTTCATGAAGACGCTTGACCAGGCGCGTTCGCTGGCGGCGACGTTGACGTCGATCGGCGTCGACCACGGCGTCCCGACGACGGCGCTGCTGACCGACATGAACGTCCCGCTGGGCCGGGCGGTCGGGAACGCGGTGGAGGTCGCGGAATCCGTCGAGGTGCTCCAGGGCGGCGGCCCCGCGGACGTGGTTTCGCTGACGGTCGCCTTGGCCAGGGAGATGCTGGCGCTGGCCGGTCTCGACGTCGACCCGGCGGCCGTGCTGGCTTCGGGTGAGGCGTACGAGACGTGGTGCCGGATGATCTCCGCCCAGGGCGGCGACCCGTCGGCGCCGCTGCCGACGCCGTCGCACGTCCACACGGTGGTCGCGCCGGCTTCGGGCGTGCTCGCCTCGCTGGACGCGTACGCGGTGGGCGTCGCGGCGTGGCGGCTGGGCGCGGGCCGGGCCCGCAAGGAGGACCCGGTCCAGGCCGCGGCGGGCATCCTCTGCCTGGCCAAGCCCGGTGACGCCGTGACCGAGGGTGAGCCGCTGCTGGAGCTGCACACGGACACGCCGGACGCGGTGGCCGCGGCCTTGGCCGCGTTGGAAGGCGGCTTCTCGATCGGCTCGTCAGCCCCGGCCCCGGCCCCGATCGTCCGGGAGACGATCCGCGGAACCGTGTGA
- a CDS encoding PA containing protein — MTTDNQIAAPSFDRMRNMLVRAAEVRESEQQQIFDALDDIYARLAPVDSLGAVRKRLSEMPDRTEVSVLAERLDETMSRLEAQDNAIAALTRAVESIVDKLAKPFAQLDGRLDGMAARFEGVAGRMDGLEDKLQNIHRRIDEVGSHLDKQDAKLDSIPQSVHAPVRERIEQAEASLRDRVDHADHELRGKVDELSRVTQERIGELDRVTGERIGANTEALKTALTETGEMIDASDRLENLGSRLEKVTTRLDDLAGRLDKVEDGFLSGIGDLDGALKAGLSKVEGTLSKQPDTDSVDSLVRKSNDESVRRIGGQLDEAMATFAELMLGGGPAVQQIAPPPPAPRQPRRSSRNGRAPKPADAKAKPGEGSEEATE, encoded by the coding sequence GTGACCACTGACAACCAGATTGCCGCCCCGTCCTTCGACCGGATGCGCAACATGCTGGTGCGCGCGGCCGAAGTGCGTGAGAGCGAGCAGCAGCAGATCTTCGACGCGCTCGACGACATCTACGCCCGCCTCGCGCCGGTGGACTCGCTGGGCGCGGTCCGCAAGCGGCTGTCCGAGATGCCCGACCGCACCGAGGTCAGCGTCCTCGCCGAGCGCCTCGACGAGACGATGTCCCGCCTCGAGGCCCAGGACAACGCGATCGCCGCGCTGACCCGCGCCGTCGAGAGCATCGTCGACAAGCTCGCCAAGCCCTTCGCGCAGCTCGACGGCCGGCTCGACGGCATGGCCGCCCGCTTCGAGGGCGTCGCGGGCCGGATGGACGGGCTCGAGGACAAGCTCCAGAACATCCACCGCCGGATCGACGAGGTCGGCAGCCACCTCGACAAGCAGGACGCGAAGCTCGACTCGATCCCGCAGTCGGTGCATGCCCCGGTCCGCGAGCGGATCGAGCAGGCCGAGGCGTCGCTGCGCGACCGCGTCGACCACGCCGACCACGAGCTGCGCGGCAAGGTCGACGAGCTGAGCCGCGTGACGCAGGAGCGCATCGGCGAGCTGGACCGCGTCACCGGCGAGCGGATCGGCGCGAACACCGAGGCGCTCAAGACGGCGCTGACCGAGACCGGCGAGATGATCGACGCCTCGGACCGCCTGGAGAACCTGGGCAGCCGCCTCGAGAAGGTCACCACCCGCCTCGACGACCTGGCCGGCCGCCTCGACAAGGTGGAGGACGGCTTCCTCTCCGGCATCGGCGACCTCGACGGCGCGCTCAAGGCCGGGCTGTCCAAGGTCGAGGGCACGCTGTCCAAGCAGCCGGACACCGACTCGGTGGACTCGCTGGTCCGCAAGAGCAACGACGAGAGCGTCCGCCGCATCGGCGGCCAGCTCGACGAGGCGATGGCGACGTTCGCGGAGCTGATGCTCGGCGGCGGCCCGGCCGTCCAGCAGATCGCCCCGCCGCCCCCGGCCCCGCGTCAGCCGCGGCGCAGCTCGCGCAACGGCCGTGCCCCGAAGCCGGCCGACGCGAAGGCCAAGCCGGGCGAAGGCTCGGAAGAAGCCACGGAGTAA
- a CDS encoding ABC transporter ATP-binding protein, producing MSTAEAPAEAVPDRGAPAVQLTGITKRFPGVVANSDVNLTVAAGEVHAICGENGAGKSTLMKILYGMQPPDEGTIAINGEEVKLRNPQDAIRAGIGMVHQHFMLADNLTVGENVFLGAEGLHGIGRAARARLAELAERTGLHAKPDTLLEELGVADRQRVEIVKVLYRGAKIIILDEPTAVLVPQEVDALFATVREMKADGYTFLFISHKLDEVRAIADTVTVIRRGTTVGTADPKTITSHELAEMMVGSELPSPETRESTVTDRAVLRLTGLTLGAEGSDRNALDDVSFTVHAGEVLGVAGVEGNGQTELVETIMGMRKPSGGTIELVDADGKARDITKAGTLARREAGIGYIAEDRTRHSLLLTQPLWVNRILGYQTREPVSKGQLLDIAGARADTERIVRDYDVRTPGIDVPAAALSGGNQQKLIVGRELSGAPVLLIASHPTRGVDVGAQALIWENLRQARAAGLAVLLISADLDELIGLSDTIRVMLRGRLVTEADPATVTPQELGSAMTGAGEGDDE from the coding sequence ATGAGCACAGCCGAGGCCCCGGCCGAGGCCGTCCCCGACCGGGGCGCGCCCGCCGTCCAGCTGACCGGGATCACCAAGCGCTTTCCCGGCGTGGTGGCCAACTCCGACGTCAACCTCACCGTCGCCGCCGGCGAGGTGCACGCCATCTGTGGCGAGAACGGCGCCGGCAAGTCCACCCTGATGAAGATCCTCTACGGCATGCAGCCGCCGGACGAGGGCACGATCGCGATCAACGGCGAAGAGGTGAAGCTGCGCAACCCGCAGGACGCCATCCGCGCCGGCATCGGCATGGTGCACCAGCACTTCATGCTGGCCGACAACCTCACCGTCGGCGAGAACGTGTTCCTCGGCGCCGAGGGGCTGCACGGCATCGGCCGGGCCGCCCGCGCGCGGCTGGCCGAGCTCGCCGAGCGGACCGGCCTGCACGCCAAGCCGGACACGCTGCTGGAGGAGCTCGGCGTCGCCGACCGCCAGCGCGTCGAGATCGTCAAGGTGCTCTACCGCGGGGCGAAGATCATCATCCTGGACGAGCCGACCGCCGTGCTCGTGCCGCAGGAGGTCGACGCGCTGTTCGCGACCGTCCGGGAGATGAAGGCCGACGGCTACACCTTCCTCTTCATTTCGCACAAGCTCGACGAGGTCCGCGCGATCGCCGACACCGTCACGGTCATCCGGCGCGGCACCACCGTCGGCACCGCCGACCCGAAGACCATCACCTCCCACGAGCTCGCGGAGATGATGGTCGGCTCCGAGCTGCCGAGCCCGGAGACCCGCGAATCCACGGTCACCGACCGGGCCGTGCTGCGGCTGACCGGGCTGACGCTGGGCGCCGAGGGCTCGGACCGCAACGCGCTCGACGACGTTTCCTTCACCGTGCACGCGGGCGAGGTGCTCGGCGTCGCCGGGGTCGAGGGCAACGGGCAGACCGAGCTCGTCGAGACCATCATGGGCATGCGCAAGCCTTCGGGCGGCACCATCGAGTTGGTGGACGCCGACGGCAAGGCCCGGGACATCACCAAGGCGGGGACGCTGGCGCGGCGCGAGGCCGGCATCGGCTACATCGCCGAGGACCGCACCCGGCACAGCCTGCTGCTCACGCAACCGTTGTGGGTCAACCGGATCCTCGGCTACCAGACCCGCGAACCGGTCTCGAAAGGACAGTTGCTCGACATCGCGGGCGCCCGCGCCGACACCGAGCGGATCGTGCGCGACTACGACGTCCGCACGCCCGGCATCGACGTCCCGGCCGCGGCGCTCTCGGGTGGCAACCAGCAGAAGCTGATCGTCGGGCGCGAGCTGTCGGGCGCCCCGGTGCTGCTCATCGCGTCGCACCCGACGCGCGGCGTCGACGTCGGCGCGCAGGCGCTGATCTGGGAGAACCTCCGCCAGGCCCGGGCCGCCGGCCTCGCCGTGCTGCTCATCTCCGCCGACCTCGACGAGCTGATCGGCCTGTCGGACACGATCCGCGTCATGCTGCGCGGGCGGCTCGTCACCGAGGCCGACCCCGCCACCGTGACGCCGCAGGAACTGGGCTCGGCGATGACCGGCGCGGGAGAGGGTGACGACGAATGA
- a CDS encoding adenosine deaminase: protein MPDESPVLTSETLRRAPKVLLHDHLDGGLRPATVAELAEATGYAGLPTTDPAELGTWFRRAADSGSLVSYLETFAHTCGVMQTEESLVRVAAEAVEDLAADGVAYAEVRYAPELFVERGLSLDAVVEAVQAGFTEGTRRVAANGGSIRIGTLLCAMRQHARALEIANLAVRYRDAGVAGFDIAGPEDGFPPTRNLDAFEYLRQNNAHFTIHAGEAFGLPSIWEAIQHCGAERLGHGVRIVEDIKTDAGGTVHLGRLAAYVRDRRIPLEICPTSNVQTGTVRSIAEHPLALLKRLRFRVTVNTDNRLMSGCTMTSEFAALHETFGYGLDDFRWFTINAMKSAFIDFDARLALIDDVIKPGYAALS from the coding sequence ATGCCTGACGAAAGCCCTGTTCTGACCAGCGAGACACTCCGCCGCGCGCCGAAGGTCCTCCTGCACGACCACCTCGACGGCGGCCTCCGCCCGGCGACCGTCGCCGAGCTCGCCGAAGCCACCGGCTATGCCGGTCTGCCCACCACCGACCCGGCCGAGCTGGGCACCTGGTTCCGCCGAGCGGCCGATTCCGGCTCACTCGTGTCCTACCTCGAGACCTTCGCGCACACGTGCGGCGTGATGCAAACGGAGGAATCGCTGGTCAGAGTCGCCGCGGAAGCGGTGGAGGACCTGGCCGCCGACGGCGTCGCCTACGCCGAGGTGCGCTACGCACCGGAGTTGTTCGTCGAACGCGGACTGTCACTCGATGCGGTGGTCGAGGCCGTCCAGGCGGGGTTCACGGAGGGCACCCGCCGAGTGGCCGCGAACGGCGGCAGCATCCGCATCGGGACGTTGCTCTGCGCGATGCGCCAGCACGCCCGTGCCCTCGAGATCGCGAACCTCGCCGTCCGCTACCGCGACGCCGGCGTCGCCGGGTTCGACATCGCCGGACCGGAGGACGGATTCCCGCCGACCCGCAATCTCGACGCTTTCGAGTATTTGCGCCAGAACAATGCGCATTTCACCATTCACGCGGGAGAAGCGTTCGGTTTGCCGTCCATTTGGGAGGCGATTCAGCACTGCGGGGCCGAGCGGCTCGGCCACGGCGTGCGGATCGTCGAGGACATCAAGACGGACGCGGGGGGGACGGTCCACCTTGGACGGTTGGCCGCGTACGTCCGCGACCGCCGGATCCCCCTGGAGATCTGCCCGACGTCGAACGTCCAAACAGGCACCGTGCGCTCGATCGCCGAGCACCCGCTCGCGCTGCTCAAGCGGCTGCGCTTCCGGGTGACCGTGAACACGGACAACCGGCTGATGAGCGGCTGCACGATGACCAGCGAATTCGCCGCGCTGCACGAGACCTTCGGGTATGGCCTCGACGACTTCCGCTGGTTCACGATCAACGCGATGAAATCCGCGTTCATCGATTTCGACGCCCGGCTCGCGCTGATCGACGACGTCATCAAGCCCGGGTACGCCGCGCTGAGCTGA
- a CDS encoding primosomal protein translates to MAQDIIPIELGLPQGDVVTLWAPRWREDGEEWEAFLGDEDDLYAFPDAAHLAAFVRTSERHDLIDHPAWDAVPSLNVPELIPDEDHTYDLVGVPELVAEEPDIWHIAELAEIVGIVRSLADVCDLEEVHEILDSTEGFSLLDQGTLPFTGSVGVQVWNDLSETVSQKWDTVLDAIDGLVTVPDVDEKVLEQTAEELAAFHEESAEAEAGADGEEDLEALSSEDDDEEEEDEGPVGFWAEVGIDPIKIITSGAEYYTLRCYLDDAPVFLGSEGEIDVFTSEKALARALADGKDLADTDLAEVSTWDEVLAKATAGELEVEVDPENTYVLTGLDADIAEGPEAIDPTQLELAVELITDAADWAGDDSAETALAGNESLGWLVSFVLRPDPTRLEPSAPFDAEQSAWRKLVEGFENRLTVA, encoded by the coding sequence ATGGCACAGGACATCATCCCGATCGAACTCGGGCTGCCGCAGGGCGACGTCGTCACCCTGTGGGCCCCGCGCTGGCGGGAGGACGGCGAGGAGTGGGAAGCGTTCCTCGGCGACGAGGACGACCTGTACGCCTTCCCGGACGCCGCCCACCTGGCCGCCTTCGTCCGCACGTCCGAGCGGCACGACCTGATCGACCACCCGGCCTGGGACGCGGTGCCGTCGCTGAACGTGCCGGAGCTGATCCCGGACGAGGACCACACCTACGACCTCGTCGGCGTGCCGGAGCTCGTCGCCGAGGAGCCGGACATCTGGCACATCGCGGAGCTGGCCGAGATCGTCGGCATCGTGCGGTCGCTCGCCGACGTCTGCGACCTCGAAGAGGTGCACGAGATCCTCGACTCGACCGAGGGCTTCTCGCTGCTCGACCAGGGCACCCTCCCGTTCACCGGGAGCGTCGGCGTGCAGGTCTGGAACGACCTGTCCGAGACCGTGTCGCAGAAGTGGGACACCGTGCTGGACGCGATCGACGGCCTGGTGACGGTGCCGGACGTCGACGAGAAGGTGCTGGAGCAGACGGCCGAGGAGCTGGCCGCGTTCCACGAGGAGTCCGCGGAGGCCGAGGCCGGCGCCGACGGCGAAGAGGACCTCGAAGCGCTCTCCTCGGAAGACGACGACGAAGAAGAAGAGGACGAGGGTCCGGTCGGCTTCTGGGCCGAGGTCGGCATCGACCCGATCAAGATCATCACGTCCGGCGCGGAGTACTACACGCTGCGCTGCTACCTCGACGACGCGCCGGTGTTCCTCGGCAGCGAGGGCGAGATAGACGTGTTCACGTCGGAGAAGGCCCTGGCCCGCGCGCTGGCCGACGGCAAGGACCTGGCCGACACGGACCTCGCCGAGGTGTCCACGTGGGACGAGGTACTGGCGAAGGCGACGGCGGGCGAGCTCGAGGTCGAGGTCGACCCGGAGAACACGTACGTGCTGACGGGCCTCGACGCGGACATCGCGGAGGGCCCGGAGGCGATCGACCCGACGCAGCTGGAGCTGGCGGTCGAGCTGATCACGGACGCGGCGGACTGGGCGGGCGACGACTCCGCCGAGACGGCCCTGGCGGGCAACGAAAGCCTGGGCTGGCTGGTGTCGTTCGTCCTGCGCCCCGACCCGACGCGCCTGGAGCCGTCAGCGCCGTTCGACGCCGAGCAGAGCGCTTGGCGCAAGCTCGTCGAGGGTTTCGAGAACCGCCTGACGGTGGCTTGA
- a CDS encoding MFS transporter — protein MAQVANGSVEQLQASSRRWLILALGLAAQTASCSFLYGIPFLVPAMRDTLGLTLAQAGTVVAAPSIGLLFTLIVWGAAADRYGERLIMALGLGASGLLLVYAGVGTHPVGLLFGVFLAAGACTASVNAASGRVVMGWFAKSERGVAMGIRQTAQPLGVGVAALGLPPLAAQFGFRAAVLLPAGLAIVVALLVAWLVTDPPRPPRPPSGEKPPSPYRHATLWRVHGASALLVVPQFAVSAFAPVYLVAVQHWSPLAAGWYLAVVQVLGAAGRLGSGWWSDRVGSRLRPMRQLAVLSCLVMLLVALGDASWPWLVLLALALAGVITVADNGLGFTASAELAGLAWSGRAMGTQNTGQNIAASLTPPLLGLVIGDSRYALAFCVAAVFPALAVLVVPTRAEPHD, from the coding sequence ATGGCGCAGGTCGCGAACGGTTCGGTCGAGCAGCTGCAGGCGAGTTCACGGCGGTGGCTCATCCTCGCGCTCGGCCTCGCCGCGCAGACCGCGAGCTGCTCCTTCCTTTACGGCATCCCGTTCCTGGTCCCGGCCATGCGGGACACCCTGGGTCTGACGCTGGCCCAGGCCGGCACGGTCGTCGCGGCGCCGAGCATCGGGCTGCTATTCACCCTGATCGTGTGGGGCGCGGCTGCGGACCGTTACGGAGAGCGCCTGATCATGGCCCTCGGACTGGGTGCCTCGGGGTTACTCCTGGTGTACGCCGGGGTAGGAACTCACCCGGTCGGGCTTCTCTTTGGTGTGTTCCTAGCGGCCGGAGCGTGTACGGCTTCGGTGAACGCGGCGAGCGGCCGCGTCGTGATGGGCTGGTTCGCGAAGTCCGAGCGCGGCGTCGCGATGGGGATCCGCCAGACGGCCCAGCCGCTCGGCGTCGGCGTCGCGGCGCTCGGGCTGCCGCCGCTGGCCGCGCAGTTCGGGTTCCGCGCGGCGGTCCTGCTGCCGGCCGGGCTGGCGATCGTCGTCGCGCTGCTGGTGGCGTGGCTGGTGACGGACCCACCCCGCCCGCCGCGGCCGCCTTCCGGGGAGAAGCCACCCTCGCCGTACCGGCACGCGACGCTGTGGCGGGTCCACGGCGCGAGCGCGCTGCTGGTGGTGCCGCAGTTCGCGGTGTCGGCGTTCGCGCCGGTGTACCTGGTCGCGGTGCAGCACTGGAGCCCCCTGGCGGCGGGCTGGTACCTGGCGGTGGTCCAGGTGCTGGGCGCCGCGGGCCGCCTGGGGTCGGGCTGGTGGTCCGACCGGGTCGGCAGCCGGCTGCGCCCGATGCGTCAGCTGGCTGTGTTGAGCTGCCTGGTCATGCTGCTGGTGGCCTTGGGCGACGCTTCGTGGCCATGGCTGGTGCTGCTGGCCCTGGCGTTGGCGGGGGTGATCACGGTGGCCGACAACGGCCTGGGCTTCACGGCCTCGGCGGAGCTGGCGGGCCTGGCGTGGTCGGGCCGCGCGATGGGCACCCAGAACACGGGCCAGAACATCGCGGCCTCGCTGACCCCACCCCTGCTGGGCCTGGTGATCGGCGACAGCCGGTACGCCCTGGCGTTCTGCGTGGCGGCGGTGTTCCCGGCGCTGGCGGTCCTGGTGGTCCCGACCCGCGCCGAACCCCACGACTGA